A DNA window from Impatiens glandulifera chromosome 7, dImpGla2.1, whole genome shotgun sequence contains the following coding sequences:
- the LOC124945757 gene encoding E3 ubiquitin-protein ligase RMA1H1-like produces MDFERNFQEFEFDRDILSKQKWKSISSQATPQSSSDDNTNGFDCNICLDAASEPVVTLCGHLYCWPCIYKWLHVQTTSNEPPKCPICKTNISVSSLVPLYGRGTTTPTPPDSFPMTGPTIPRRPPAHHAIEQTHNHQHFRYREEDYQNSHTTSLFSPTAMLFGEMVLERMFGGSPQPGLLDYNHPDYVLVGTNPRMRRYEMEIYKSLNRVFIFFFCCLVSCLLLF; encoded by the coding sequence ATGGATTTTGAACGCAACTTTCAAGAATTCGAATTCGACAGAGATATTCTCTCTAAACAAAAGTGGAAATCAATTTCCTCGCAAGCAACACCACAATCATCGTCCGATGACAACACAAATGGATTCGACTGCAACATTTGCCTCGACGCAGCATCCGAACCAGTTGTCACCCTTTGCGGCCACCTCTATTGTTGGCCATGCATTTACAAATGGCTCCACGTCCAAACCACATCAAACGAGCCACCGAAATGCCCCATTTGTAAAACCAACATATCGGTCTCTTCCTTAGTACCCTTATACGGACGTGGAACAACAACACCAACCCCACCCGATTCATTCCCAATGACAGGTCCCACCATTCCACGTAGACCTCCAGCTCATCATGCCATTGAACAAACCCATAATCATCAACATTTTCGCTACCGTGAGGAAGATTACCAAAACTCCCACACGACGAGTTTGTTTAGTCCTACGGCGATGTTGTTTGGGGAAATGGTACTTGAGAGAATGTTTGGCGGGTCACCTCAACCAGGTTTATTGGATTATAATCATCCCGATTATGTTTTGGTGGGAACTAATCCGAGGATGAGAAGGTACGAAATGGAGATTTATAAGTCTTTGAATCGAgttttcatctttttcttttgttgtttaGTTTCGTGTCTTCTTCTGTTCTGA
- the LOC124945654 gene encoding protein FAM133B, with the protein MAKERGRSETPDQRNGETRASNKQDTKGKEKKKNKDIDELENDFGSEDISQRSKDRHRSRSRSRSKKRSRSSKSSDDYSDSDRSYSDSESGSSESSFSESESEDERRRRKRKERKKREERHREKERRREKEKRKERDEKKKKKKRSKDKKSDKSKKGMGAVTDSWGKYGIIKEVDMWNKRPEFTAWLLEIKKVNLESLSNWEEKKMFTDFMEDYNTGTFRSKKYYNLDAYHQKKIEKEIKKGYTSIPETEMTVFNDEEQLRRERLKEREIYKEQQIEALKYSMQGGMAKAMKEQAQLREEMAYQYKLGNFEAAAAIQRRLEPDPPM; encoded by the exons ATGGCTAAAGAACGAGGAAGAAGCGAAACGCCGGACCAGAGAAATGGAGAAACCAGAGCTTCGAATAAACAAGATACtaaaggaaaagagaagaagaagaataaagatATAGACGAATTAGAGAACGATTTTGGATCTGAAGACATATCTCAAAGATCCAAAGATAGACACCGTAGCCGTAGCCGTAGCCGAAGCAAGAAGAGAAGTCGTAGTTCGAAGTCTTCTGATGATTATTCTGATTCAGACAGATCATACTCCGATTCAGAGTCTGGAAGTTCGGAATCTTCATTTTCGGAGAGCGAGAGTGAGGATGAGAGAAGGCGGAGGAAAAGGaaagagaggaagaagagagaGGAGAGACATAGGGAGAAGGAGcggaggagagagaaagagaagaggaaggagagagatgagaagaagaagaagaaaaagagaagtAAAGATAAGAAGAGTGATAAAAGTAAGAAAGGAATGGGAGCTGTAACAGATTCATGGGGGAAATATGGTATTATCAAGGAAGTTGATATGTG GAATAAACGACCCGAGTTCACTGCATGGTTATTAGAGATAAAAAAG GTTAATCTAGAAAGTTTGTCTAACTGGGAAGAGAAGAAGATGTTCACAGA TTTCATGGAAGATTACAACACAGGAACCTTCCGTTCAAAAAA ATATTATAACCTCGATGCTTATCACCAGAAAAAAATTGAGAAGGAAATAAAGAAAGGTTACACAAGTATCCCAGAGACAGAAATGACTGTTTTCAATGATGAAGAACAACTCCG GAGAGAAAGGTTAAAAGAACGCGAAATATACAAGGAGCAGCAGATTGAAGCATTGAAGTACTCTATGCAGGGTGGAATG GCCAAGGCAATGAAAGAACAAGCTCAACTTAGAGAAGAGATGGCTTACCAATACAAGCTCGGAAACTTTGAG GCTGCAGCTGCAATTCAAAGAAGATTGGAACCAGATCCTCCTATGTGA